In Mercenaria mercenaria strain notata chromosome 15, MADL_Memer_1, whole genome shotgun sequence, a single genomic region encodes these proteins:
- the LOC123550451 gene encoding uncharacterized protein LOC123550451 has product MKGRRDFKCVVEWSDWRQRRVGGGKDSEQVEKGKVMINRFLACINYREETDDLAHLLESDVGIETYDNYMIKTFEPGTVRSSYCSINSFFDFLLYNKSITADVHKTAKITMSNFSCASKKADTRRRKQLRRQETEVFPKDPSEVLKFFRESTYCVAIRQQWKNGNAMVWKEMRGILLVELAAKNGTRCGEFRNLKYKHVQKARPFKNQPDMRTLVTEDHKTSAFYEATIHLTSEVYKELVEFCTVSRKMMWERNTSDELFVFNSDNPDETSPIAHTMVDRWLKRAWKKAEMDVYYHDYVPSLTKKQENNNHRRQKTQTTPGRRLRQYALPQKGNSRQTLRFNRASRPKPEYVY; this is encoded by the exons ATGAAGGGGAGGAGGGATT TCAAGTGCGTTGTGGAATGGTCAGACTGGAGGCAGCGGAGGGTGGGTGGTGGAAAGGATAGTGAGCAGGTGGAGAAGGGGAAGGTGATG ATTAACAGATTTCTAGCTTGCATTAATTACCGTGAAGAAACGGACGATCTGGCACACCTATTAGAGTCGGATGTGGGAATTGAGACATATGACAATTATATGATAAAAACGTTTGAGCCGGGGACTGTTAGGAGCAGCTACTGCTCCATCAATAgcttttttgactttttattatataataagtccATAACAGCGGACGTCCACAAAACG GCAAAGATAACCATGTCCAACTTCTCATGTGCTTCGAAGAAGGCAGACACAAGAAGGAGGAAGCAGCTTAGAAGACAGGAAACAGAAGTTTTTCCAAAGGACCCTAGTGag GTTTTGAAGTTCTTTAGAGAGTCGACCTATTGCGTTGCCATCCGGCAGCAGTGGAAGAATGGCAACGCAATGGTTTGGAAGGAGATGAGGGGCATTCTACTGGTGGAGTTGGCCGCCAAAAACGGAACTCGTTGCGGCGAATTTCGCAACCTGAAA TATAAACATGTCCAGAAAGCCAGGCCTTTCAAGAACCAACCAGATATGAGGACCTTGGTCACTGAAGATCATAAAACCAGCGCCTTTTACGAGGCCACTATTCATTTAACATCAGAAGTGTACAAG GAACTGGTAGAGTTCTGTACAGTAAGCAGAAAGATGATGTGGGAAAGAAACACATCAGATGAGTTGTTTGTTTTCAACTCGGACAACCCAGATGAAACATCCCCCATTGCACATACAATGGTGGATAGGTGGCTCAAGAGGGCGTGGAAGAA AGCTGAAATGGACGTGTATTATCACGACTATGTGCCTTCTTTGacaaaaaaacaggaaaataataaCCACAGACGTCAGAAGACGCAAACGACACCTGGCAGAAGACTGCGCCAGTATGCTCTGCCACAAAAAGGCAACAGCAGACAGACATTACGATTTAATAGAGCAAGT AGACCGAAGCCAGAATACGTATACTAA